The following coding sequences are from one Reyranella humidisoli window:
- a CDS encoding glycosyltransferase, protein MVLLIVVAATLVGWRLLDSRVTAADLEGPLHGVTYAPWAKDQDPLEGKASGLWSFLRSAVNEAPTPQIKPRKDQIERDFAMLGGKVKYVRTYRTTDGGDSMPALAAKYGLKLVPGAWIYSPNEAKLQFGRESSEVNAEETGALIRMANQNPSIERILVGNENILRWDGEKDVRDPNATSPAQLIREIRNVKRNVKVPVSTAEPWHVWINYPELAREVDYLAVHILPYWDEKSSSTPLEYVKEKIALLRKQYPNKNIIVTEVGWPSNGAARRSPGSGLVKYATPAEQARNVRDMVAWLRSQNIDTFVVEAVDQPWKSYDLEGKAGGYWGLWNADRQQKFAWTGSIETFPQWLSCAAWSLAAALPLMLLFLWRWPRLGMAGQVGFCALVALSASAVAYGASVAAGTYMLTSEKIGWGVLAFFLVSSLGMALVQALEMAETIWRGRWMREALPAAEMIARQPADRDWPKVSLHLAICNEPPSMVMQTLDSLAGLDYPNFEVIVIDNNTKDPAVWRPVQDYCAQLGERFKFFHFDVMKGFKAGALNFVLSQTAPDAKVIGVIDSDYMVRPDWLKALVPYFDDAKISYVQAPQDHRDWRGDRFKEMLNWEYAGFFDIGMCLRNEYDAIIQHGTMTLVRRSCMEEMGGWATWCITEDTELGLRLMENGYGAMYSRERFGHGLTPDHFSGYKKQRFRWAYGAMQIMKAHAGKMFFGDTKLTFWQKYHFVAGWLPWFADALNLIFTWAGLAWVAAVVLPPLFGMKPVGLPPAEFIAPTIGIFVFKLLYSFGLYFDRVRCTFRQSIGASLAGLALTYTVGRAVIYGLATSRLPFMRTPKMDERATLGMALGMARGEAILAVLLWIAAAVLWFGNGVIDPEARLWAVFMIVQSLPFAAAVYVSMVNALEQMRHAEPVFEAAAPASPPAPAMQPAQ, encoded by the coding sequence TTGGTTCTTCTCATCGTCGTCGCAGCCACTCTGGTGGGCTGGCGCCTTCTCGACAGCCGCGTCACTGCGGCCGATCTGGAAGGTCCCTTGCACGGCGTCACCTACGCGCCCTGGGCCAAGGACCAGGATCCGCTGGAAGGCAAGGCGAGCGGCCTGTGGAGTTTCCTGCGGAGCGCCGTCAACGAAGCGCCCACACCGCAGATCAAGCCACGCAAGGACCAGATCGAGCGTGACTTCGCGATGCTCGGCGGCAAGGTCAAATACGTCCGCACCTATCGCACGACCGACGGCGGCGATTCGATGCCGGCGCTGGCGGCGAAGTACGGTCTCAAGCTGGTGCCCGGCGCCTGGATCTACAGCCCCAACGAGGCCAAGCTGCAGTTCGGCCGAGAGTCGAGCGAGGTCAATGCCGAGGAAACCGGCGCGCTGATCCGCATGGCCAACCAGAATCCGAGCATCGAACGCATCCTGGTCGGCAACGAGAACATCCTGCGCTGGGATGGCGAGAAGGACGTCCGCGATCCCAATGCGACGAGCCCGGCCCAGCTCATCCGCGAGATCCGCAACGTCAAGCGCAACGTCAAGGTGCCGGTCAGCACCGCCGAGCCGTGGCATGTCTGGATCAACTATCCGGAGCTCGCGCGCGAGGTCGACTACCTCGCGGTCCACATCCTCCCGTACTGGGACGAGAAGTCGAGTTCGACGCCGCTCGAGTACGTGAAGGAGAAGATCGCCCTGCTGCGCAAGCAGTACCCGAACAAGAACATCATCGTGACCGAGGTGGGCTGGCCCTCCAACGGTGCGGCGCGGCGCAGCCCGGGGTCCGGACTCGTGAAGTACGCCACGCCGGCCGAGCAGGCCAGGAACGTGCGTGACATGGTGGCGTGGCTGCGCTCCCAGAACATCGACACCTTCGTCGTCGAAGCCGTCGACCAGCCCTGGAAGTCCTACGATCTGGAAGGCAAGGCGGGCGGCTACTGGGGCCTGTGGAACGCCGACCGGCAGCAGAAGTTCGCCTGGACCGGCTCGATCGAGACCTTTCCGCAGTGGCTCTCCTGCGCGGCCTGGTCGCTGGCGGCGGCGCTGCCGCTGATGCTGCTCTTCCTGTGGCGCTGGCCGCGCCTGGGCATGGCGGGGCAGGTGGGCTTCTGTGCCCTGGTGGCCCTGTCGGCTAGCGCCGTGGCCTATGGCGCCTCGGTGGCGGCCGGCACCTACATGCTCACCTCCGAGAAAATCGGCTGGGGTGTGCTGGCCTTTTTCCTGGTGTCGAGCCTTGGCATGGCCCTCGTGCAGGCGCTCGAGATGGCGGAGACGATCTGGCGCGGCCGCTGGATGCGCGAAGCGCTGCCCGCCGCCGAGATGATCGCGCGCCAGCCGGCCGACCGCGACTGGCCCAAGGTGTCGCTGCATCTGGCGATCTGCAACGAACCGCCGTCGATGGTCATGCAGACCCTCGATTCGCTGGCCGGGCTCGACTACCCCAATTTCGAAGTCATCGTCATCGACAACAACACCAAGGATCCCGCGGTGTGGCGCCCGGTGCAGGATTACTGCGCCCAGCTCGGCGAGCGCTTCAAGTTCTTCCACTTCGACGTCATGAAGGGTTTCAAGGCCGGTGCGCTCAATTTCGTGCTGAGCCAGACTGCGCCCGACGCCAAGGTGATCGGCGTCATCGACAGCGACTACATGGTGCGTCCGGACTGGCTGAAGGCGCTGGTGCCGTATTTCGACGATGCCAAGATCAGCTACGTGCAGGCGCCGCAGGACCATCGCGACTGGCGCGGCGACCGGTTCAAGGAAATGCTGAACTGGGAGTATGCCGGCTTCTTCGATATCGGCATGTGCCTGCGCAACGAATACGACGCCATCATCCAGCACGGCACGATGACGCTGGTGCGCCGCTCCTGCATGGAGGAGATGGGCGGCTGGGCGACCTGGTGCATCACCGAGGATACCGAACTCGGCCTGCGCCTGATGGAGAATGGCTACGGTGCCATGTACAGCCGCGAGCGGTTCGGTCATGGCCTGACCCCTGACCATTTCTCCGGCTACAAGAAGCAGCGCTTCCGCTGGGCCTACGGCGCCATGCAGATCATGAAGGCGCATGCCGGCAAGATGTTCTTCGGCGATACCAAGCTGACCTTCTGGCAGAAGTACCATTTCGTGGCCGGCTGGCTGCCCTGGTTCGCCGATGCGCTGAACCTGATCTTCACCTGGGCGGGGCTCGCCTGGGTGGCGGCCGTCGTCCTGCCGCCGCTGTTCGGCATGAAGCCGGTTGGGCTGCCCCCGGCCGAGTTCATCGCGCCGACCATCGGCATCTTCGTCTTCAAGCTGCTCTACTCGTTCGGCCTCTATTTCGATCGCGTGCGCTGCACCTTCCGCCAGAGCATCGGCGCCTCGCTGGCTGGCCTTGCGCTCACCTATACCGTGGGCCGGGCGGTGATCTACGGCCTGGCGACCAGCCGCCTGCCGTTCATGCGCACGCCGAAGATGGACGAGCGGGCGACGCTCGGCATGGCGCTGGGCATGGCGCGCGGCGAGGCGATCCTGGCCGTGCTCCTGTGGATCGCGGCGGCGGTTCTGTGGTTCGGCAACGGTGTCATCGACCCCGAGGCGCGGCTGTGGGCGGTATTCATGATCGTGCAGTCGCTGCCTTTCGCCGCCGCGGTGTACGTGTCCATGGTCAACGCGCTGGAGCAGATGCGGCACGCCGAACCGGTGTTCGAGGCGGCCGCCCCGGCGAGTCCCCCCGCACCAGCCATGCAACCGGCGCAATAG
- a CDS encoding class I SAM-dependent methyltransferase: protein MPPIESRTGLDSRAGTTLFLKRWLRNPFSMGAVVPSGRLLAQAMARATFAEMRGREGHVIELGAGTGEVTKALLAAGIPAHRLALIEREPELSAFLRSHFDGPRIVEGDAARLPKLLAEQGIGAVSAVVSSLPLLSLPADVVHGIVKGVFDALPRGGALVQFTYGPSQPVPRALTQELGLVGTRGPRIWRNVPPAVVWTFRRPVGA from the coding sequence ATGCCCCCGATCGAGTCTCGTACCGGCCTCGACTCGCGCGCCGGGACCACGCTTTTCCTGAAGCGCTGGCTGCGCAATCCCTTTTCGATGGGCGCCGTCGTGCCGAGTGGCCGGCTGCTCGCCCAGGCCATGGCGCGCGCGACCTTCGCGGAGATGCGCGGCCGCGAGGGCCATGTGATCGAGCTGGGCGCCGGCACGGGTGAAGTCACGAAGGCGCTGCTGGCCGCGGGCATTCCGGCCCACCGGCTGGCCCTGATCGAGCGTGAACCGGAACTTTCGGCCTTCCTGCGGTCGCACTTCGACGGCCCCCGCATCGTCGAGGGGGACGCTGCGCGTCTGCCGAAGCTGCTGGCGGAGCAGGGGATCGGGGCGGTCTCCGCCGTGGTCTCGAGCCTGCCGCTGCTGTCGCTGCCCGCCGATGTCGTGCACGGCATCGTGAAGGGCGTCTTCGACGCCCTCCCGCGCGGCGGAGCGCTGGTGCAGTTCACCTATGGTCCCTCGCAGCCGGTGCCGCGCGCCCTGACCCAGGAACTGGGTCTGGTGGGTACGCGCGGGCCGCGCATCTGGCGCAACGTGCCGCCGGCCGTCGTCTGGACCTTCCGGAGACCGGTCGGCGCGTGA
- a CDS encoding NUDIX hydrolase gives MKSIPLDEALRARVTSHLGRFDLRRRNDAGGLKRAAVAIVIAEADESGEAAFLLTKRTPRLRAHGGQWALPGGRVDPGETIEQTALRELHEELGVLASTDDILGTLDDYPTRSGYLIAPVVVWAPGVTLTPNPGEVAGAYRIACNELFRDGSPEIVAIEESDRPIIRLPLPVATVNAPTAALLFQFREVALAGRDTRVDHYEQPVFAWR, from the coding sequence GTGAAGTCCATTCCGTTGGATGAGGCGTTGCGCGCCCGGGTCACGTCCCATCTCGGCCGTTTCGACCTGCGACGTCGCAACGATGCGGGCGGTCTGAAGCGCGCGGCTGTGGCCATCGTCATTGCCGAGGCCGACGAGTCGGGGGAGGCCGCCTTCCTGCTGACGAAGCGCACGCCCCGGCTGCGTGCCCATGGCGGGCAATGGGCGCTCCCGGGCGGGCGCGTCGATCCCGGCGAGACGATCGAGCAGACCGCGTTGCGCGAGCTGCACGAGGAGCTGGGCGTACTCGCGTCGACCGACGACATCCTGGGCACGCTGGACGACTATCCCACACGGTCGGGCTACCTGATCGCGCCCGTCGTGGTTTGGGCACCGGGCGTCACGCTGACGCCCAATCCCGGCGAGGTCGCCGGCGCCTACCGGATCGCCTGCAACGAACTCTTCCGGGACGGCTCGCCGGAGATCGTGGCGATCGAGGAGTCCGACCGGCCGATCATCCGCCTGCCCTTGCCCGTTGCCACGGTGAACGCTCCGACGGCAGCCCTTCTGTTCCAGTTTCGCGAGGTCGCCCTCGCCGGCCGCGACACGCGCGTCGACCACTACGAACAGCCGGTCTTCGCCTGGCGTTAG
- a CDS encoding MaoC family dehydratase, giving the protein MTDRFYEDFNVGDRFVSGGMTVTEAAIIDFARQWDPQPFHIDAEFSAKWAFGGLIASGLHTMSLTLRLWLDLGVFRACCLGSPGIGEVQFPRPVRPGDTLHVVTDIVELRTSASRPDRGIVRIRQVTVNQRGEQVMEQETAVFLKRRTATLRA; this is encoded by the coding sequence TTGACCGATCGCTTCTACGAGGATTTCAACGTCGGCGACCGCTTCGTGAGCGGCGGCATGACGGTGACCGAGGCCGCCATCATCGACTTCGCCCGCCAGTGGGATCCGCAGCCCTTCCACATCGATGCCGAGTTCTCCGCCAAATGGGCGTTCGGCGGCCTGATCGCCTCAGGCCTCCATACGATGAGCCTGACCTTGCGCCTGTGGCTCGACCTCGGCGTCTTCCGCGCATGTTGCCTGGGCTCGCCCGGCATCGGAGAGGTCCAGTTCCCGCGTCCCGTTCGGCCCGGCGACACGCTGCATGTCGTCACCGACATCGTCGAGTTGCGGACCTCGGCCTCCCGGCCCGACCGTGGCATCGTCCGGATCCGCCAGGTGACGGTCAACCAGCGCGGCGAGCAGGTAATGGAACAGGAGACGGCGGTGTTCCTGAAGCGGCGCACCGCCACCCTGCGGGCCTAA
- a CDS encoding GNAT family N-acetyltransferase — protein sequence MTGKILIAPPRDSADHDAIADLVREYAGSLGFSLDYQNFEAELADLATKYGPPGGALLLARVDGAAAGTVALRELAAGIGEMKRLYVRPDFRTLRLEDGNSIGRALAHGIVEAARACGHRRLRLDTIGPKMEAAIKLYRTMGFTEIAPYYPSPVPGTVYMELVL from the coding sequence ATGACGGGCAAAATCCTCATCGCTCCGCCACGCGACTCGGCGGACCACGACGCGATCGCGGACCTGGTCCGCGAGTATGCGGGGTCGCTGGGCTTCTCGCTCGACTACCAGAATTTCGAGGCCGAACTGGCGGATCTCGCTACCAAATACGGCCCGCCCGGCGGCGCCCTGCTGCTGGCACGAGTCGACGGCGCTGCGGCCGGGACGGTGGCCTTGCGGGAGCTGGCGGCCGGCATCGGCGAAATGAAGCGCCTGTACGTCAGGCCCGATTTCCGCACGCTGCGGCTGGAAGACGGCAACTCCATCGGCCGCGCGCTGGCGCACGGGATCGTCGAGGCGGCGCGCGCCTGCGGGCATCGACGTCTCAGGCTGGACACAATCGGTCCCAAAATGGAGGCCGCCATCAAGCTCTATCGCACGATGGGCTTCACCGAGATCGCGCCCTATTACCCCAGCCCGGTACCGGGCACCGTTTACATGGAGCTGGTCCTTTGA
- a CDS encoding Bug family tripartite tricarboxylate transporter substrate binding protein, whose product MNPTRRQVLALAGAAGATLAAPAIAQSPWPNKPVRFVVPFPPGQAADIFARLMAEKLGEMWKQQVIVENKAGGSGIPATEYGKAAAPDGYTLMVVSSGTFGVNPSLYPDLPYKPLTDFLPISNIFLVPLVIVAHPSLPVNTLAELIALAKKEPGQLSYASAGPGTSQHLSMELFKLKAGVDIVHIPYKGSGPAMADLLGGHVKLMMDSTASALNHIKDGRIKALAVTTARPAPAPLDKIPLIAATIPGFNAAGWSGLAAPARTPLEIVAKISKDMQTLLNDEAVIKQIEQRAALPAPGTPIQFAEFIKNEIDTWGAVVKATGTKPGT is encoded by the coding sequence ATGAATCCGACGCGTCGCCAGGTCCTGGCGCTCGCCGGCGCGGCCGGCGCAACACTTGCCGCCCCGGCCATCGCGCAATCGCCGTGGCCCAACAAGCCCGTGCGCTTCGTCGTGCCCTTCCCGCCGGGACAGGCGGCGGACATTTTCGCGCGACTGATGGCCGAGAAGCTCGGCGAGATGTGGAAGCAGCAGGTCATCGTCGAGAACAAGGCCGGCGGCAGCGGCATCCCCGCCACGGAGTACGGCAAGGCGGCGGCGCCCGATGGCTACACGCTTATGGTGGTCTCCAGCGGCACGTTCGGCGTCAATCCCAGCCTCTATCCCGACCTGCCGTACAAGCCGCTTACCGACTTCCTGCCGATCTCCAACATCTTCCTGGTGCCGCTGGTGATCGTGGCGCATCCCAGCCTGCCGGTGAACACGCTGGCCGAGCTGATCGCGCTCGCCAAGAAGGAGCCGGGCCAGCTCTCCTACGCCTCGGCGGGGCCGGGGACGTCGCAGCATCTCAGCATGGAGCTGTTCAAGCTGAAGGCCGGCGTCGACATCGTGCACATTCCCTACAAGGGTAGCGGCCCGGCGATGGCCGACCTGCTGGGCGGCCACGTGAAGCTGATGATGGACAGCACGGCGTCGGCGCTGAACCACATCAAGGACGGGCGCATCAAGGCGCTGGCCGTGACGACGGCGCGGCCCGCGCCGGCACCGCTCGACAAGATTCCGCTGATTGCAGCCACCATCCCCGGTTTCAATGCCGCCGGGTGGTCGGGTCTCGCCGCGCCGGCCCGCACGCCACTGGAGATCGTCGCCAAGATCAGCAAGGACATGCAGACGCTGCTGAACGACGAGGCGGTGATCAAGCAGATCGAGCAGCGCGCCGCTCTGCCGGCGCCGGGCACGCCCATCCAGTTCGCCGAGTTCATCAAGAACGAGATCGACACCTGGGGCGCCGTGGTCAAGGCGACCGGCACCAAGCCGGGGACCTGA
- a CDS encoding YeiH family protein yields MRNSAVAADLAKLWAPDNLRRSAPGIALCAVIAAVAYYADTRSLLRFGAVWVPPLILTLVIGMALQPLSARPVLKPGLEFAGRTLLRIGVALLGARLTLGNLVEGGALPIVIAVAAVGCTIVFGAWAARLFGLSQNFGLLTGCATGVCGAAAAMAASAVLPKHENSDRDLAFTVMGVNFLSTVVMVIYPTLREALGFSLFEMGVFLGGAIHDVAQVAGAGQTMGPQVLSDAVITKLLRVAALLPAIAGIAWWVAKSGGPQSSARPTPPVFLFGFLALAALNSLGLIPAGVRDAVGQISAFLIITAIAALGMKTSLLALVRIGMGPVMLLITETIFVGLLVVGLIYGLRSFGL; encoded by the coding sequence ATGCGTAACAGCGCCGTCGCCGCCGACCTCGCCAAGCTCTGGGCTCCCGACAATCTTCGCCGCTCCGCTCCCGGTATCGCTCTCTGTGCGGTGATTGCCGCCGTCGCCTACTACGCCGACACGCGCAGCCTGCTGCGCTTCGGTGCCGTCTGGGTGCCGCCGCTGATCCTGACGCTGGTGATCGGCATGGCGCTGCAGCCGCTTTCCGCCCGGCCGGTGCTGAAGCCCGGCCTCGAATTCGCCGGCCGCACCCTGCTGCGCATCGGCGTCGCGCTGCTGGGCGCGCGCCTGACGCTCGGCAATCTCGTCGAGGGCGGCGCGCTGCCGATCGTGATTGCGGTGGCGGCGGTCGGCTGCACCATCGTGTTCGGCGCCTGGGCGGCACGCCTGTTCGGCCTCAGCCAGAATTTCGGCCTGCTGACCGGCTGCGCCACCGGCGTCTGCGGCGCGGCGGCGGCAATGGCGGCTTCGGCGGTCCTGCCCAAGCACGAGAATTCCGACCGCGACCTCGCCTTCACGGTGATGGGCGTCAACTTCCTCAGCACGGTGGTGATGGTGATCTATCCCACCCTGCGAGAGGCGCTGGGCTTCTCTCTCTTCGAGATGGGCGTGTTCCTCGGCGGTGCCATCCACGACGTGGCACAGGTCGCCGGCGCCGGCCAGACGATGGGCCCGCAGGTCCTGAGCGATGCGGTCATAACCAAGCTGCTGCGCGTGGCGGCCCTGCTCCCGGCCATCGCCGGCATCGCGTGGTGGGTGGCCAAGAGCGGCGGGCCGCAGAGTTCGGCCCGGCCTACTCCGCCGGTCTTCCTGTTCGGCTTCCTGGCGCTCGCGGCGCTGAACTCTCTGGGTCTCATCCCGGCCGGCGTGCGTGACGCGGTCGGCCAGATCTCGGCCTTCCTCATCATCACCGCCATCGCGGCGCTGGGCATGAAGACCTCGCTGCTCGCCTTGGTGCGCATCGGGATGGGCCCGGTGATGCTGCTGATCACCGAGACGATCTTCGTCGGCCTGCTGGTGGTCGGCCTGATCTACGGCCTGCGCAGCTTCGGTCTCTAG
- a CDS encoding biotin/lipoyl-binding carrier protein, giving the protein MAVVNVKSEIAGNVWKIQSKPGDRIEADGEIMILESMKMEIPVLSPKAGVIREIKVNEGEAIGEGQLVAVIDA; this is encoded by the coding sequence ATGGCCGTCGTCAATGTGAAGTCGGAGATCGCCGGCAATGTCTGGAAGATCCAGTCCAAGCCCGGGGATCGAATCGAGGCCGACGGCGAGATCATGATCCTCGAGTCGATGAAGATGGAAATCCCCGTCCTGTCGCCCAAGGCCGGCGTCATCCGGGAGATCAAGGTCAACGAAGGCGAGGCAATCGGCGAAGGCCAGCTCGTGGCCGTGATCGATGCGTAA
- a CDS encoding tRNA-uridine aminocarboxypropyltransferase, translating into MSQPVDNKVTILVLQHPQEQDRVLGTAGLLAGALSNAKVVVGLSWRNLAHAAGAPAEPRNWGVLYLGSTQTKAPANGQAPLVAVDSKGAVLPDQEAARAGLRGLIALDGNWAQAKALWWRNAWLTKLRRFVVVPDGPSLYGDLRREARPDAVSTLEAVALSLQVLEGDVAVREKLLAPFRALLAKARLEGVRDSKRDRRVRR; encoded by the coding sequence ATGTCGCAACCGGTGGACAACAAAGTAACGATCCTCGTCCTGCAGCACCCGCAGGAGCAGGATCGCGTGCTGGGCACCGCCGGCCTGCTGGCGGGTGCGCTTTCCAACGCCAAGGTGGTCGTGGGCCTGTCGTGGCGGAACCTTGCGCACGCGGCGGGCGCGCCGGCTGAGCCGCGCAACTGGGGCGTGCTCTATCTCGGCTCGACCCAGACCAAGGCGCCCGCCAACGGGCAGGCGCCGCTGGTCGCGGTGGACAGCAAAGGTGCGGTGCTGCCCGATCAGGAAGCGGCACGGGCTGGGCTCAGGGGCCTGATCGCGCTCGACGGCAACTGGGCGCAGGCCAAGGCACTGTGGTGGCGCAATGCGTGGCTGACCAAGCTGCGCCGCTTCGTCGTGGTACCCGACGGCCCGTCGCTCTACGGCGACCTGCGGCGCGAGGCGCGGCCCGACGCGGTCTCGACCCTCGAAGCCGTGGCGCTCTCCCTTCAGGTTCTCGAAGGCGATGTTGCGGTGCGGGAGAAACTCCTGGCTCCTTTCCGTGCGTTGCTGGCCAAGGCGCGCCTCGAAGGTGTGCGTGATTCCAAACGGGATCGTCGCGTCCGGCGTTAG
- a CDS encoding indolepyruvate ferredoxin oxidoreductase subunit alpha encodes MLDQPAAQIPVSQRTNPERSFTEEVRALRLGEGELFRGEGILAVTKAILQSGVAYVGGYQGAPVSHLVDVLVESQDLLDELGVHLETCTNESSAAALLGASINYPMRGCVTWKSIVGTNVAADALSNLASPGVIGGALIVVGEDYGEGASVIQERTQAYALKSSLWLMDPRPSLPTIVRCTEKAFELSEATNTPVMMELRIRACHVTGEFVAKDNVPPAISRNHRLAEPAAHNYDRISHPPSTYAHEKIKVEVRQPAAERFIVENGLNEFLAGERSDLGIIVQGGITNVLVRGLDRLDVEGKIPTLVLNVTHPLAPDQIADFCKGKRAVLVVEEGAPDYIEQAIHVLLRKRDIDTKIYGKDVLPMAGEYTAEVMTEGLLKFFAQSANDIDLSRPRERFEAVRAGRAEAQRLLGGPLPLRPPGFCVGCPERPVFSAIKLLEREVGKVHISSDIGCHSFATLAPFNLGNSILGFGMSLAAAGAVAPVMQKRTISVMGDGGFWHNGLLSGVASSMFNRGDRVLVIMQNGYTSATGAQFIPNTSGNRRDGETTSDIAATLKAMGVGWLRTIRTYNVGTMLKTLREAMSTDDKGLKVIVADGECQLARQRRIRPQIAAQLKRGERVVRTRYGVDDEVCTGDHSCIRLSGCPSLVVKPSPDPLRTDPVASVNNGCVGCGLCGEVADAAVLCPSFYKAEIVQNATWWDRLKWRIRSKMIGAMAL; translated from the coding sequence ATGCTCGACCAGCCGGCGGCCCAAATTCCCGTCTCCCAGCGGACCAATCCGGAACGCTCCTTTACCGAGGAAGTGCGCGCGCTGCGGCTGGGCGAGGGCGAGCTCTTCCGGGGCGAAGGCATCCTCGCCGTCACCAAGGCGATCCTGCAGTCGGGCGTCGCTTATGTTGGCGGCTACCAGGGCGCGCCGGTCTCGCATCTGGTCGACGTGCTGGTCGAATCGCAGGACCTGCTCGACGAACTCGGCGTCCATCTCGAAACCTGTACCAACGAATCCTCGGCGGCGGCGCTGCTCGGCGCCTCGATCAACTATCCGATGCGTGGCTGCGTCACCTGGAAGTCGATCGTCGGCACCAACGTGGCGGCCGATGCGCTTTCCAACCTGGCGTCACCGGGCGTGATCGGCGGCGCGCTGATCGTGGTCGGCGAGGACTACGGCGAGGGCGCCTCGGTCATCCAGGAGCGCACACAGGCCTATGCGCTGAAGTCTTCCCTCTGGCTGATGGATCCGCGTCCGTCGCTGCCGACCATCGTGCGCTGCACGGAGAAGGCGTTCGAGCTTTCGGAGGCGACCAACACGCCGGTGATGATGGAGCTGCGCATCCGCGCCTGCCACGTCACGGGCGAGTTCGTGGCCAAGGACAATGTCCCGCCCGCCATCTCGCGTAACCATCGCCTCGCCGAACCGGCGGCGCACAATTACGATCGCATCTCCCATCCGCCGTCGACCTACGCGCACGAGAAGATCAAGGTCGAAGTCCGCCAGCCCGCCGCCGAACGCTTCATCGTCGAGAACGGCCTGAACGAATTCTTGGCCGGCGAGCGCTCCGATCTCGGCATCATCGTGCAGGGCGGCATCACCAACGTGCTGGTGCGCGGTCTCGACCGGCTCGACGTCGAGGGCAAGATCCCGACGCTCGTACTCAACGTCACGCATCCGCTGGCGCCCGATCAGATCGCCGACTTCTGCAAGGGCAAGCGCGCCGTGCTGGTCGTCGAGGAGGGCGCGCCCGACTACATCGAACAGGCGATCCACGTCCTGCTGCGCAAGCGCGATATCGACACCAAAATCTACGGCAAGGACGTGTTGCCGATGGCGGGCGAGTACACCGCCGAGGTGATGACCGAGGGGCTGCTGAAGTTCTTCGCCCAGTCGGCCAATGACATCGACCTGAGCAGGCCGCGCGAGCGTTTCGAGGCGGTGCGCGCCGGCCGTGCCGAGGCGCAGCGCCTGCTGGGCGGGCCGCTGCCGTTGCGTCCGCCGGGCTTCTGCGTCGGCTGCCCGGAGCGGCCAGTCTTTTCGGCCATCAAGCTGCTCGAACGCGAGGTCGGCAAGGTCCACATCTCGAGTGACATTGGCTGCCATTCCTTCGCGACCCTGGCGCCGTTCAACCTCGGCAATTCGATCCTGGGCTTCGGTATGTCGCTCGCCGCGGCCGGCGCTGTGGCGCCGGTGATGCAGAAGCGCACCATCTCGGTGATGGGCGACGGCGGCTTCTGGCACAACGGGCTGCTGAGCGGCGTCGCCTCCTCGATGTTCAATCGCGGCGACCGTGTGCTGGTCATCATGCAGAACGGCTACACCTCGGCGACCGGCGCGCAGTTCATTCCCAACACGTCGGGCAATCGCCGCGACGGCGAAACGACATCCGACATTGCCGCCACCCTGAAGGCGATGGGCGTCGGCTGGCTGCGCACCATCCGCACCTACAATGTCGGCACCATGCTCAAGACGCTGCGCGAGGCGATGAGCACCGACGACAAGGGGCTGAAGGTCATCGTCGCCGACGGCGAATGTCAGCTCGCGCGCCAACGCCGCATCCGCCCGCAGATCGCCGCCCAACTGAAGCGCGGCGAGAGGGTCGTGCGCACGCGCTACGGCGTGGACGACGAGGTCTGCACTGGCGACCATTCCTGCATCCGCCTCTCCGGCTGCCCCTCGCTGGTGGTGAAGCCCAGCCCCGATCCGCTGCGCACCGATCCGGTGGCGAGCGTCAACAATGGTTGCGTCGGCTGCGGCCTCTGCGGCGAGGTCGCCGATGCCGCCGTTCTGTGCCCGTCTTTCTACAAGGCCGAGATCGTGCAGAACGCGACGTGGTGGGACCGGCTGAAGTGGCGCATCCGGTCGAAAATGATCGGAGCAATGGCGTTATGA